One Molothrus ater isolate BHLD 08-10-18 breed brown headed cowbird chromosome 4, BPBGC_Mater_1.1, whole genome shotgun sequence genomic window carries:
- the LOC118685845 gene encoding proline-rich protein 18-like isoform X4, with product MKGRRSGGRMKGRRDEGKKGGCFALASPQLGGWGWENLSPPPPPPPPPPPPPPPQQRRSLTGRVCGAAPSPGPRLPARLAPSSRRRPEPRSLGSEGSRALPPRPPRHSHGGRRRQRACAAGRCRRGREGWTRRFPGSGAGREYGAGTAAPGRGSAFLWIWLMYCEY from the exons ATGAAAGGAAGGAGGTCGGGAGGAAGGATGAAAGGGAGAAGGGatgaggggaagaaaggaggatGCTTTGCCCTGGCCTCACCTCAGCTCGGTGGGTGGGGGTGGGAGAATCtctcgccgccgccgccgccgcctcctcctccgccacctcctcctcctccccagcagcgCCGGTCACTGACGGGCCGGGTGTGCGGCGCGGCTCCCTCGCCCGGTCCCCGCCTCCCCGCTCGCCTCGCTCCCTCCTCCCGCCGCCGGCCCGAGCCGCGCTCGCTCGGCTCTGAGGGGagccgggcgctgccgccgcggccgccccgccaCAGCCACGGGGGGAGGAGGCGGCAGCGCGCCTGCGCCGCCGGGCGCTGCCGacgagggagggagggatggaccCGCCGCTTTCCCGGCTCCGGGGCCGGCCGTGAGTATGGAGCGGGCACGGCTGCGCCAG GTAGGGGCAGTGCCTTCCTTTGGATCTGGCTGATGTATTGTGAATATTAA